A single region of the Streptomyces virginiae genome encodes:
- a CDS encoding PPOX class F420-dependent oxidoreductase, which produces MDLEEFGRARYVSLTTFRKDGTPVATPVWAVADAGELYVWTRSDSWKVKRIRNNGRVTVTACDMRGRVEEGAQAREGEARLLDEAGLRRVRKLMSRKYTWQFWLVDVPAALARRGKRPHTAIAVKL; this is translated from the coding sequence ATGGATCTCGAAGAGTTCGGCAGGGCGCGGTACGTCAGTCTCACCACCTTCCGCAAGGACGGCACGCCCGTGGCGACGCCGGTGTGGGCGGTGGCCGACGCGGGTGAGCTGTACGTGTGGACGCGCAGCGATTCGTGGAAGGTCAAGCGGATCCGCAACAACGGGCGGGTCACCGTCACCGCGTGCGACATGCGCGGGCGCGTCGAGGAAGGGGCGCAGGCGCGGGAGGGTGAGGCCCGGCTGCTCGACGAGGCGGGCCTGCGGCGGGTGCGGAAGCTGATGTCGCGCAAGTACACCTGGCAGTTCTGGTTGGTGGACGTGCCCGCCGCCCTGGCGCGGCGCGGCAAGCGCCCGCACACCGCGATCGCCGTCAAGCTTTGA